Genomic DNA from Desulfosporosinus sp. Sb-LF:
CATCGGAAGAAATGCGAGTGATCTTCAGTCGAATTCTGCAATAACGAGAATAGTTTCTGTCGAAAAAAGAAAAAATACCAGAGCATTACTCGTTAAGGGGAAGAGTAGCATCCTTGACAATATTTTGCATGGTCCTTATAATAACGAGTAATGTCATGGAGGAATCTTTTAAGGAGTTCCTAGATTTAAAGGAAGTACGCATACAAGGTCTTTGAAGCGCGAGTGACTATTTGACGTACAATGCGTAGGACGAGAAAAGGGAGCGAGAGAAATATGGCTGAAAAGGAAGTCATTCTAACTTTAGAAGGACTCAAGAAACTTGAGGAAGAGTTGGAACTATCAAAGACAGTAAAGCGGCGGGAAGTGGCCGAACGTATTAAGCAAGCTATTGACTTTGGAGATATTAGTGAAAACTCAGAGTACGATGATGCCAAGAACGATCAGGCCTTCATCGAAGGACGGATTATTACTCTCGAGAAAATGTTGCGAAATGCGCGAGTTATTGATGACTATGAGGGAACAGATGTCGTGGCATTAGGCGCAAAAGTACGCTTAAAGGATATTGATTTTGGAGATGAAGAGGAGTACTTCATTGTTGGTTCGGCTGAGGCAGACCCAGGAACAAATAAGATTTCTAATGAATCGCCTGTAGGAAAGGCGGTACTGGGGCAACCTAAAGGATCTATGGTTGAAGTCAATGTTCCTGCAGGAATTTTACACTATCAGATATTGGATATTAAGTAAGAATAGTTAAGGCATTTTATAGATTTACTTTGAGGTTTGAGTCATTGTTTAGCAAATGAGTTTATTTGAAGTGCAGTGTTTCTGTTGCGGTTTAACCACGTACAGATGCTGCACTTTGTTTATTGACTAGGTGTCTGCCATAAAAAGGAAGAAAATATCTCTTATCTTGATCCTTCTTGTTTAGTAACGCCAAAGTTTGGTAAAATTGATAAGATGAGAATAAATCGTGGGGGAATTAAGAATGGATAATACTAACGATCTCTGGCGGATTCGGCTTGAAAAGCTTGATTTGATTCGCCAAGCCGATATTGAACCCTATGCTGATCGCTATACACGTACACATAAAGCGCTTGATATTTTAGAGCACTTTGAAGAACTAGAAGGTCAGGATGTCAGTATTGCCGGGCGGATCATGAGTAAGCGTGATCAAGGGAAAGTTATCTTTATGCACGTCCAAGACTTTAGCGGCCGTATCCAGACATATACCCGAGTGGATGAATTGGGCCAGTCCCTTTTTGATTTAATTACAAAATTTGATGTTGGAGATATCGTAGGAGTAGAAGGAAAAGTTTTCCGGACAAGACGGGGAGAAATATCCGTTCATGCCCGTCTTGTAAAATTACTTTCCAAGGCAATGCGCCCGCTGCCCGAGAAGTTCCATGGACTGACGAATGTAGAAACCCGTTATCGTCAACGATATTTGGATTTGGTGATGAATCCAGATGTTCGCCAAGTGTTTGTGGTACGTAGTAAAATTATTCGGTTCATGAGAGAATTCTTAGAGCAGCGGGAATTCCTCGAAGTTGAGACGCCAACACTTCATACGATTCCTGGTGGAGCAGCAGCACGTCCATTCACTACGCACCACAACGCTCTCGATATTGACCTCTATCTAAGGATTGCCCTCGAATTACCGTTGAAACGGCTTATTGTGGGTGGATTCGAGAAGGTATTTGAAATCGGAAGAACCTTCCGGAATGAGGGAATTTCGATAAAACATAACCCGGAATTCACAATGATGGAGCTCTATCAAGCATACGCAAATTACGAAGATATTATGGAACTGACAGAAGAGATGATTGCTTATATCGTACAAAAAGTACATGGCACTTTAGAAATTACTTATCAGGGACAGATGCTTCAATTTCAGACCCCATGGCGTCGTCTACCAATGTTAGAGGGTATCTTAGAGTATTCGGGAGTCGATTTCAGTAACGTCATAACTGACGAACAAGCACGGAGTATTGCTCAAGAGAAAGGCATCCATATCGAAGTGGGTGCATCTAGAGGTAAAATAATTAACGAGTTCTTTGAAAAATTTGTTGAACCTAATTTGATACAACCGACATTTATCACCGGACATCCTGTCGAAATTTCCCCGTTGGCTAAGCGTAACGCAGCTCAACCAGAATATACGGATCGCTTTGAGGCCTTCATATTTGGCCGTGAACTTGCAAATGCGTTTTCTGAGTTAAACGACCCCATTGATCAGAGACAACGTTTTGAGGCACAGGCTGCTGAACGGGCTAAAGGGGATGATGAGGCTCATATTCTGGATGAGGACTTCGTTCAGGCGTTAGAGTATGGACTTCCCCCTACGGGCGGACTGGGAATTGGGATTGACCGTTTGGTCATGTTCTTAACGGATTCCGCGTCCATACGGGATGTTATTCTCTTCCCAACTATGCGACCGAGAGATGAAAGTGTGCAAGAAGATATTGAAGAATAGCTTTAGAGAAGATCTAAGGTTTAAAGGCTGACCCAACTAATTGGGCCAGCCTTTGTTTGGAAGTGGATGGCCTAGCATCGTGAGCACAGTAAAGTATAGTGAGATTATTAATATTTCGGGAATTGACGATATTCATTGAAAAAATGAGCATCATGAAGAATAAAAGACGATATAAACTATTAAACTAGTAACATGGCGTGTAGAGGTACTTGAACAATTGCTAATAGTCATGGTATGATAATCCTCGTTCACTTGACCAAGTAGAATTACTAGAACTCAACGTGAAGGTCTAACGGGTTCGCTTAAAAAATTAGCCATTGACAGTGCTAGGTAATAATGCTAAAATATAAATCTA
This window encodes:
- the lysS gene encoding lysine--tRNA ligase; its protein translation is MDNTNDLWRIRLEKLDLIRQADIEPYADRYTRTHKALDILEHFEELEGQDVSIAGRIMSKRDQGKVIFMHVQDFSGRIQTYTRVDELGQSLFDLITKFDVGDIVGVEGKVFRTRRGEISVHARLVKLLSKAMRPLPEKFHGLTNVETRYRQRYLDLVMNPDVRQVFVVRSKIIRFMREFLEQREFLEVETPTLHTIPGGAAARPFTTHHNALDIDLYLRIALELPLKRLIVGGFEKVFEIGRTFRNEGISIKHNPEFTMMELYQAYANYEDIMELTEEMIAYIVQKVHGTLEITYQGQMLQFQTPWRRLPMLEGILEYSGVDFSNVITDEQARSIAQEKGIHIEVGASRGKIINEFFEKFVEPNLIQPTFITGHPVEISPLAKRNAAQPEYTDRFEAFIFGRELANAFSELNDPIDQRQRFEAQAAERAKGDDEAHILDEDFVQALEYGLPPTGGLGIGIDRLVMFLTDSASIRDVILFPTMRPRDESVQEDIEE
- the greA gene encoding transcription elongation factor GreA, with product MAEKEVILTLEGLKKLEEELELSKTVKRREVAERIKQAIDFGDISENSEYDDAKNDQAFIEGRIITLEKMLRNARVIDDYEGTDVVALGAKVRLKDIDFGDEEEYFIVGSAEADPGTNKISNESPVGKAVLGQPKGSMVEVNVPAGILHYQILDIK